One Cupriavidus oxalaticus genomic region harbors:
- a CDS encoding NAD(P)H-dependent flavin oxidoreductase, whose product MKTRLTELLGIRYPIVKGGMQWIGRARLAAAVSNAGALGMVTARTQPNPDELRREIDRTRELTDQPFGVNLTLSFAAQGVVYDDWVAAIVASGVKIVETAGNNPRPVIEAFKSAGITVIHKCTSVRHARAAERLGVDVISIDSFEAAGHIGDGDVGSMVMIPATVQAVNIPVIASGGIWGGRAMAAALVLGAEGVNVGTRFTLTQECEIHENVKQMLLQGTELDTSLIKRTLGHTARYFRNPVADEVRSMEHRPGGATYEDLAHLLAGPRGRKALDSGDVHAGLVCASQAVALIDDIPTCEELVSRMVAECRSALQASLNRFDA is encoded by the coding sequence ATGAAGACACGTCTCACCGAATTACTGGGCATCCGATACCCGATCGTAAAGGGCGGCATGCAATGGATCGGCCGCGCCAGGCTGGCAGCGGCCGTATCGAACGCCGGCGCACTCGGCATGGTCACGGCGCGCACGCAGCCCAATCCGGACGAACTGCGGCGCGAGATCGACCGCACGCGCGAACTCACCGACCAGCCGTTCGGCGTGAACCTCACGCTGTCGTTCGCGGCCCAGGGCGTGGTCTACGACGACTGGGTCGCCGCGATCGTCGCCAGCGGCGTGAAGATCGTCGAGACCGCCGGCAACAACCCGCGCCCCGTGATCGAGGCCTTCAAGTCGGCGGGCATTACCGTCATCCACAAGTGCACCTCGGTGCGCCACGCGCGGGCCGCTGAACGCCTGGGCGTGGACGTGATCTCCATCGACAGCTTCGAAGCGGCCGGACATATCGGCGACGGCGATGTGGGCAGCATGGTGATGATTCCCGCCACCGTGCAGGCCGTGAACATCCCGGTGATCGCCTCCGGCGGCATCTGGGGCGGACGCGCCATGGCGGCCGCGCTCGTGCTGGGTGCCGAGGGCGTGAACGTCGGCACCCGGTTCACGCTGACCCAGGAATGCGAGATCCACGAGAACGTCAAGCAGATGCTGCTCCAGGGCACCGAACTCGATACAAGCCTGATCAAGCGGACGCTCGGCCATACCGCCCGCTACTTCCGCAACCCGGTGGCCGATGAAGTCCGGTCGATGGAACATCGGCCCGGCGGCGCTACCTACGAGGATCTCGCTCACCTGCTGGCCGGCCCGCGCGGCAGGAAGGCACTGGATTCCGGCGATGTGCATGCGGGGCTGGTCTGCGCCAGCCAGGCCGTTGCACTGATCGACGACATCCCGACCTGCGAGGAACTGGTCTCGCGCATGGTGGCCGAGTGCCGCAGCGCGCTGCAGGCATCGCTCAACCGCTTCGACGCCTGA
- a CDS encoding Bug family tripartite tricarboxylate transporter substrate binding protein translates to MARTMGAAIVAGAVIALTPTASAQAATGEGYPAKPVTLVVPGPPGGITDQLARLVAARMGRDFGVQVVVDNRPGAGGNIAAELGARAQPDGYTVLMGTQGMMVSNQFLYKSLRFDPSKDFVPAQGLASIPNVLVVSSRLPFRSVRELVDYARANPGKLTVASAGNGTGTHLVAELFQAEAGIRLVHIPYKGSAPVITDLLAGQVDLAFDYPVSTLAQIEAGKLRALAVTGATRLPALPQVPTTAESGFPGVESTSWIGLFFPARTSPAIVAKWQADIGRLLADPAVIAEIRKMGGIPLALGGARLGSFVASERGKWKAVIQRSGATID, encoded by the coding sequence ATGGCAAGAACGATGGGCGCCGCGATCGTCGCTGGGGCGGTGATCGCCCTGACGCCGACGGCATCGGCACAGGCAGCGACTGGCGAGGGCTATCCCGCCAAGCCCGTGACCCTGGTCGTGCCGGGGCCCCCCGGGGGCATCACGGACCAGCTCGCGCGCCTTGTCGCAGCCCGCATGGGGCGCGATTTCGGCGTACAGGTCGTGGTGGACAACCGCCCCGGAGCGGGCGGCAACATCGCGGCGGAGCTTGGCGCCCGCGCGCAGCCGGACGGCTACACCGTGCTGATGGGCACGCAGGGCATGATGGTGAGCAACCAGTTCCTCTACAAGTCGCTGCGCTTCGATCCGTCGAAGGACTTCGTCCCTGCCCAGGGACTCGCGTCGATCCCGAACGTGCTGGTGGTGAGCAGCCGGCTGCCGTTCCGTTCCGTCAGGGAACTGGTGGACTACGCCCGCGCGAATCCCGGCAAGCTGACCGTCGCCTCCGCCGGTAACGGGACCGGCACGCATCTCGTCGCCGAACTGTTCCAGGCCGAGGCCGGAATCCGGCTCGTCCACATTCCCTACAAGGGCAGCGCTCCGGTCATCACCGACCTGCTGGCGGGACAGGTGGACCTGGCCTTCGACTATCCCGTCTCGACGCTTGCGCAGATCGAGGCCGGCAAGCTGCGCGCCTTGGCGGTGACCGGCGCCACGCGCCTGCCCGCGCTGCCGCAGGTGCCGACCACCGCGGAGTCGGGCTTTCCGGGCGTCGAATCGACGTCATGGATCGGACTCTTCTTTCCGGCCAGGACCAGCCCGGCCATCGTGGCGAAGTGGCAGGCCGACATCGGCCGCCTGCTGGCCGATCCCGCGGTCATTGCCGAGATCCGGAAGATGGGCGGCATCCCGCTCGCGCTCGGCGGCGCGCGGCTTGGCAGCTTCGTGGCGTCGGAACGCGGCAAGTGGAAGGCGGTCATCCAGCGTTCCGGCGCTACCATCGACTAA
- a CDS encoding IclR family transcriptional regulator produces MPTLIPAASRTMAVFEVFAREQRDLSNSDVARLLSVADSSCSDLLHTLHSLGYLMRTSRTRRFYPTGRLLETARRIAESDPLTRVAQEAVEQLAERTNESAFFGVLEPTAVKVAAAAASRLPLRYILDVGERVALHASGLGKAMLGMLPEDEARSRLNAIRRPAVTPHTVVDVDRLLEQLRRGRELGWYEAHDEGTPGVTALAVSLRLGGQPVGLSLAGPVDRIEKHRETYLSALHEVSQALQADN; encoded by the coding sequence TTGCCCACCCTGATCCCTGCCGCGAGCCGCACGATGGCCGTCTTCGAAGTCTTCGCCCGCGAACAGCGCGACCTGTCGAACTCCGACGTGGCGCGCCTGCTTTCCGTGGCGGACAGCAGCTGTTCCGACCTGCTGCACACCCTGCATTCCCTCGGCTACCTGATGCGCACCTCGCGCACGCGGCGCTTCTACCCGACGGGCCGCCTGCTGGAAACCGCGCGCCGCATTGCCGAAAGCGATCCGCTGACCCGCGTGGCGCAGGAAGCCGTCGAGCAGCTAGCCGAGCGCACCAACGAAAGCGCCTTCTTCGGCGTCCTGGAACCGACGGCGGTCAAGGTGGCCGCCGCCGCCGCGAGCCGGCTGCCCCTGCGCTACATCCTCGACGTGGGCGAGCGCGTGGCGCTGCACGCCTCGGGGCTGGGCAAGGCGATGCTGGGCATGCTGCCCGAGGACGAGGCCCGCTCGCGTCTCAACGCCATTCGCCGGCCCGCCGTCACCCCGCACACCGTGGTGGACGTGGACCGCCTGCTGGAACAGCTGCGCCGCGGCCGCGAACTGGGCTGGTACGAGGCCCATGACGAGGGCACGCCCGGCGTCACCGCGTTGGCCGTATCGCTGCGGCTCGGTGGCCAGCCGGTCGGCCTGTCGCTGGCGGGCCCCGTCGACCGCATCGAAAAGCATCGCGAAACCTATCTGTCGGCCCTGCATGAAGTCAGCCAGGCGCTGCAGGCCGACAACTGA
- a CDS encoding SDR family NAD(P)-dependent oxidoreductase, protein MDLGLNDRVAIITGSARGIGAETARMLAKEGASVVVTDLDLDAAAENARAIEAAGGKAIAVACDVRKEEQVKQLAGAALEAYGRIDVLVNNAGLVKDRTILKMDESDWDLVLDVTLKGAFHCCRAVLPAMHERGWGRIINISSRALFGNPGQANYSTAKAGILGLTRALSLEQARKGVTVNAIAPGYIETEYIKSLPNYETILANVMAKNAVSFPGQTSDIAGAVCFMASEHARYITGTTLFVTGGRYG, encoded by the coding sequence ATGGATCTTGGATTGAACGATCGCGTGGCGATCATCACCGGCTCGGCGCGCGGCATCGGCGCGGAGACGGCACGCATGCTGGCGAAGGAAGGCGCTTCGGTCGTCGTGACCGATCTCGACCTCGACGCAGCCGCGGAAAACGCCCGCGCCATCGAGGCGGCCGGCGGCAAGGCCATCGCCGTGGCCTGCGACGTGCGCAAGGAAGAACAGGTCAAGCAGCTTGCCGGCGCCGCGCTGGAAGCCTACGGCCGCATCGACGTGCTGGTGAACAACGCCGGGCTGGTCAAGGACCGCACCATCCTGAAGATGGACGAGTCCGACTGGGACCTCGTGCTGGACGTCACCCTGAAGGGCGCCTTCCACTGCTGCCGCGCCGTGCTGCCCGCGATGCACGAGCGCGGCTGGGGCCGCATCATCAACATCAGCTCGCGCGCCCTGTTCGGCAATCCGGGCCAGGCCAACTACTCGACCGCCAAGGCCGGGATCCTCGGGCTCACCCGCGCGCTGTCGCTGGAGCAGGCGCGCAAGGGCGTGACGGTCAACGCCATCGCCCCGGGCTATATCGAGACCGAGTACATCAAGAGCCTGCCCAACTACGAAACCATCCTCGCCAACGTGATGGCGAAGAACGCCGTCTCCTTCCCCGGACAGACCAGCGACATCGCCGGCGCGGTGTGCTTCATGGCGTCCGAACACGCCCGCTACATCACGGGCACCACCCTTTTCGTGACGGGAGGCCGCTATGGCTGA
- a CDS encoding acyl-CoA dehydrogenase family protein — protein sequence MADQPSVDVDGLDASQQLLRDNIRRYLKEHIAPRIPQAERDKQFPHEAMAGLIDFGYFGGILPEADGGLGLDYPTWAVMMEEAGYCWLSLRILLNGLNIVSGIINAYGTEDQKARFVRPLLRNARKPFVSISEPDVGSNVAEVKTRADKRGDTYVLNGSKLWITNGMFADFGIVVARTYSETCNGELSLFLVERDVTKYDATPVDVVFTRSTGTAAFTFENAEVPAANLIGTEGQGLRQILIGLNFGRLNVAMGAVGAAQCALDLSIDYALQRKQFGRQIGSFQLVQKHIVDMTMRVQAARSLGYRAARAMQSGTARTECSIAKLYATEAAFEVANLGLQVHGGIGYATDYPIERIFRDTRGGMIPEGTTEIQTLIIGREILGVSALT from the coding sequence ATGGCTGATCAACCGAGTGTCGACGTCGACGGCCTGGACGCCAGCCAGCAACTGCTGCGCGACAATATCCGCCGTTACCTGAAGGAACACATCGCGCCACGCATCCCGCAGGCCGAGCGCGACAAGCAGTTCCCGCACGAGGCGATGGCCGGCCTGATCGACTTCGGCTATTTCGGCGGCATCCTGCCCGAGGCCGACGGCGGCCTTGGCCTGGACTACCCGACCTGGGCGGTGATGATGGAAGAAGCCGGCTACTGCTGGCTGTCGCTGCGCATCCTGCTCAACGGCCTGAACATCGTCTCCGGCATCATCAACGCCTACGGCACCGAGGACCAGAAGGCGCGCTTCGTGCGCCCGCTGCTACGCAACGCGCGCAAGCCGTTCGTGTCGATCTCCGAACCGGACGTGGGCTCCAATGTGGCCGAGGTCAAGACCCGCGCCGACAAGCGCGGCGACACCTACGTGCTCAACGGCAGCAAGCTGTGGATCACCAACGGCATGTTCGCCGACTTCGGCATCGTGGTGGCCCGCACCTACAGCGAGACCTGCAACGGCGAACTGTCGCTGTTCCTGGTCGAGCGCGATGTGACGAAGTACGACGCCACGCCGGTCGACGTGGTGTTCACGCGCAGCACCGGCACCGCCGCTTTCACCTTCGAGAACGCCGAGGTCCCGGCCGCCAACCTGATCGGCACGGAGGGCCAGGGCCTGCGCCAGATCCTGATCGGCCTGAACTTTGGCCGCCTCAATGTGGCGATGGGCGCGGTGGGCGCGGCGCAGTGCGCACTCGACCTGTCCATCGACTACGCGCTGCAGCGCAAGCAGTTCGGCCGCCAGATCGGCTCGTTCCAGCTCGTGCAGAAGCACATCGTCGACATGACGATGCGCGTGCAGGCCGCGCGCTCGCTCGGCTACCGCGCCGCGCGGGCGATGCAGAGCGGCACCGCGCGCACGGAATGCTCGATCGCCAAGCTGTACGCCACCGAGGCGGCGTTCGAGGTGGCGAACCTCGGCCTGCAGGTGCATGGCGGCATCGGATACGCGACTGACTACCCCATCGAGCGCATCTTCCGCGACACGCGCGGCGGGATGATTCCCGAAGGCACGACCGAAATTCAGACGCTGATCATCGGCCGCGAAATCCTGGGCGTGAGCGCCCTGACCTGA
- a CDS encoding MaoC family dehydratase, with translation MTQPAILDQVANTTLYWEDLTPGMTYSTSSRTITEADVAAFAALTGDFNKVHVDAEYAKGTIFGQRIAHGMLVAAFMAGLTSRSIPNQFFEGSLFSVLENRLKFPKPTFIGDTIRVDIEVTEQKPTSRPERGVISFLRKAVNQRGEVVAEMAATCLFKRRTPGEAQ, from the coding sequence ATGACCCAACCCGCCATCCTCGACCAGGTCGCCAACACCACGCTCTACTGGGAAGACCTGACGCCGGGCATGACCTACAGCACCTCGTCGCGCACCATCACCGAGGCCGATGTGGCCGCCTTCGCCGCCCTGACGGGCGACTTCAACAAGGTCCACGTCGACGCCGAGTACGCGAAGGGCACCATCTTCGGCCAGCGCATCGCCCACGGCATGCTGGTCGCCGCGTTCATGGCCGGCCTGACCTCGCGCTCGATCCCGAACCAGTTCTTCGAGGGCTCGCTGTTCAGCGTGCTGGAGAACCGCCTGAAGTTCCCGAAGCCGACCTTCATCGGCGACACCATCCGCGTGGACATCGAAGTCACCGAGCAGAAGCCGACCAGCCGCCCGGAGCGCGGCGTCATCAGCTTCCTGCGCAAGGCCGTGAACCAGCGCGGCGAAGTCGTGGCCGAGATGGCCGCCACCTGCCTGTTCAAGCGCCGCACGCCGGGGGAAGCACAATGA
- a CDS encoding acetate--CoA ligase family protein has protein sequence MTTRPDANGLWFSDLTRLVEPCSIVLVGASEKPDSIGARTLENLTVYSQFQGDLYLVNPGRKEIHGRPCYPSVRDLGAVPDLAIVAVRADMVLDALRECGECGVKFAIVFTSGFGETGDEGRAAEAEMRAIVAKTGMRIYGPNCPGLNNMNARLGMTFSPAWRIDNARPGPIGVATQGGGLGRSFIQSMDRGVGIGLWCSGGNEADLEVSDYIHYMADAPDIKVIVTTLEGVRNGPRFMAAALHAARRGKPIVALKVGKSEIGAKAAASHTAAIAGVAEINSAVFRQLGIIEVDDIDELIDVASLLARATPTGKEQLAVYSFSGGTAALCTDMVGIAGLTLSKFAPQTLEALSRALPGYAAFDNPVDVTAEVLVNAEVGYAALKATASDPNTDLVLVPIPVEYGKTSAMLADSMVRVQSEETTPIVPVWMSDRTGEGQRKMIEGGLMPMRAVGNAVLAVKRFIEYGKWRAQFDLAWRPLGQTAARQAEGPVTTLSEARGKALLAGAGVTVPGGMVATSADEAAQAFRSVAAQGTGKVVMKIVSAAITHKTDIGGVRLGIASEDAARAAFAEIHANGCKAARADRIEGVLVEPMLPSPFVEAVVGIHRDEVFGHVCTFGLGGVAIELFKDVSRRLLPLTPQSARAMIAETRCHELLKGHRGQTAFDIDALADALVKLSSFVAKHADRIDELEINPLAVRPQGQGVVALDAVISLKGTEPSQW, from the coding sequence ATGACGACCAGACCAGACGCCAACGGCCTCTGGTTCAGCGACCTCACCCGCCTGGTCGAGCCCTGCTCGATCGTGCTGGTAGGCGCTTCCGAGAAGCCCGACAGCATCGGCGCCCGCACCCTCGAGAACCTGACGGTCTACTCGCAGTTCCAGGGCGACCTGTACCTCGTCAACCCGGGCCGCAAGGAAATCCACGGCCGGCCGTGCTACCCCTCGGTGCGCGACCTTGGCGCCGTGCCCGACCTGGCCATCGTGGCCGTGCGCGCCGACATGGTGCTCGACGCGCTGCGCGAATGCGGCGAGTGCGGCGTGAAGTTCGCCATCGTCTTCACCTCGGGCTTCGGCGAGACCGGTGACGAAGGTCGCGCCGCCGAGGCCGAGATGCGTGCCATCGTCGCGAAGACCGGCATGCGCATCTATGGTCCGAACTGTCCCGGCCTGAACAACATGAACGCACGCCTCGGCATGACGTTCTCGCCGGCCTGGCGCATCGACAACGCCAGGCCAGGCCCCATCGGCGTGGCCACGCAGGGCGGCGGGCTGGGCCGCTCGTTCATCCAGTCGATGGACCGCGGCGTCGGTATCGGCCTGTGGTGCTCGGGCGGCAACGAGGCCGACCTGGAGGTCAGCGACTACATCCACTACATGGCGGATGCGCCCGACATCAAGGTCATCGTCACCACGCTCGAAGGCGTGCGCAACGGCCCGCGCTTCATGGCCGCCGCGCTGCATGCCGCGCGCCGGGGCAAGCCCATCGTCGCGCTGAAGGTCGGCAAGTCGGAGATCGGCGCCAAGGCCGCCGCCTCGCACACCGCCGCCATCGCCGGCGTGGCCGAGATCAACAGCGCGGTGTTCCGCCAGCTCGGCATCATCGAGGTGGACGACATCGACGAACTGATCGACGTGGCCTCGCTGCTGGCGCGCGCCACGCCGACCGGCAAGGAGCAGCTCGCCGTCTACAGCTTCTCGGGCGGTACGGCGGCGCTGTGCACCGACATGGTCGGCATCGCCGGCCTGACGCTGTCGAAGTTCGCGCCGCAGACGCTCGAGGCCCTGTCCCGTGCCCTGCCCGGCTACGCTGCCTTCGACAATCCCGTGGACGTGACCGCCGAGGTGCTGGTCAACGCCGAAGTCGGCTACGCCGCGCTCAAGGCCACGGCGAGCGACCCCAATACCGACCTCGTGCTGGTGCCGATCCCCGTCGAATATGGCAAGACCAGTGCCATGCTGGCCGACAGCATGGTGCGCGTGCAGTCCGAGGAGACCACGCCCATTGTTCCGGTCTGGATGAGCGACCGGACCGGCGAAGGCCAGCGCAAGATGATCGAGGGCGGCCTGATGCCGATGCGCGCGGTCGGCAATGCCGTGCTGGCCGTGAAGCGCTTCATCGAGTATGGCAAGTGGCGGGCGCAGTTCGACCTTGCCTGGCGTCCGCTCGGCCAGACCGCCGCGCGCCAGGCGGAGGGCCCCGTCACTACCCTGTCGGAAGCCCGCGGCAAGGCCTTGCTGGCCGGTGCCGGCGTGACCGTGCCGGGCGGCATGGTGGCCACGTCGGCCGACGAAGCCGCGCAAGCCTTCCGCAGCGTGGCCGCGCAAGGGACCGGCAAGGTCGTGATGAAGATCGTCAGCGCGGCCATCACGCACAAGACCGATATCGGCGGCGTGCGGCTGGGCATTGCGTCGGAAGATGCCGCCCGCGCCGCGTTCGCGGAAATCCACGCCAACGGCTGCAAGGCCGCGCGGGCGGACCGGATCGAAGGCGTGCTGGTCGAGCCGATGCTGCCATCGCCGTTCGTGGAAGCCGTGGTCGGCATCCACCGCGACGAGGTGTTCGGCCATGTCTGCACGTTTGGCCTGGGCGGTGTCGCGATCGAACTGTTCAAGGACGTCAGTCGCCGCCTGCTGCCGCTCACGCCGCAGTCCGCGCGGGCGATGATCGCCGAGACGCGCTGCCACGAACTGCTCAAGGGCCACCGCGGCCAGACGGCATTCGACATCGATGCGCTTGCGGATGCGCTGGTCAAACTGTCGTCCTTCGTGGCAAAGCACGCCGACCGCATCGACGAACTCGAAATCAACCCCCTCGCGGTGCGTCCGCAGGGCCAGGGCGTGGTGGCGCTGGATGCCGTCATCTCCCTCAAGGGCACGGAGCCTTCGCAATGGTAA
- a CDS encoding citryl-CoA lyase, whose product MVKTDIGYTTTDTIMVRGKNLSTEIIGKFDFVDMIFFTTLSRMPTPREKTMVNALLVTTADHGITPSSLSARLTYIGAPEALQGAVATGLLGAGSVFLGPMQNAAEMLIEGARELRDDASDHDVIQSAREVIRNHKERRQQVFGVGHPIHVDGDPRVPALRELSRENGYYGLHWRLMEAIANVLVKEQNRKLPMNVVGAIGAIIAAMGLDPLIGRGLALVGRSAGLLAHVLEEKRQPMAREAWELVLKADPRNVLP is encoded by the coding sequence ATGGTAAAGACTGACATCGGGTACACCACGACCGACACCATCATGGTGCGCGGCAAGAACCTGTCCACCGAGATCATCGGCAAGTTCGACTTCGTCGACATGATCTTCTTCACCACGCTCTCGCGCATGCCGACGCCGCGCGAGAAGACCATGGTCAATGCGCTGCTGGTGACCACCGCCGACCACGGCATCACGCCAAGCTCGCTCTCGGCCCGCCTGACCTACATCGGCGCGCCGGAAGCGCTGCAGGGCGCGGTGGCCACGGGCCTGCTCGGCGCGGGCAGCGTGTTCCTCGGCCCGATGCAGAACGCGGCCGAGATGCTGATCGAAGGCGCCAGGGAACTGCGCGACGATGCCAGCGATCACGACGTCATCCAGTCCGCGCGCGAAGTCATCCGCAACCACAAGGAGCGCCGCCAGCAGGTCTTCGGCGTGGGTCATCCGATCCACGTCGACGGCGATCCGCGCGTGCCCGCGCTGCGCGAACTGTCGCGCGAGAACGGCTACTACGGCCTGCACTGGCGCCTGATGGAAGCCATCGCCAACGTGCTGGTGAAGGAGCAGAACCGCAAGCTGCCGATGAACGTGGTGGGTGCCATCGGCGCGATCATCGCCGCGATGGGCCTGGACCCGCTGATCGGACGCGGCCTGGCCCTGGTGGGCCGCTCGGCCGGCCTGCTGGCCCACGTGCTGGAAGAGAAGCGCCAGCCGATGGCCCGCGAGGCGTGGGAACTCGTCCTGAAGGCCGACCCGCGCAACGTCCTGCCCTGA
- a CDS encoding acyl-CoA dehydrogenase family protein: MQKLTAERQMIQEAARQFTMERVLPLANKLDPEKGQIPRDLIDEMAELGYFGILIPEEYGGLGLGAYEYCLVAEQLSRGWMSVGSLIARGNGLIGALKALAPEKKAEYLPRMAAGQFLGAFSLSEPNAGSDVANISCRAMRDGDEWVITGNKYWCTFADEADFILVICRTDPVIDPKARHKGLSAFMVEKPRGALPEGVKGSVIPKIGYHGWTTWELAFDGCRVPHAKMVGDEGKAFYLATAGLETARAHTAARSIGLAQGALEDSIQYAKDRAQFGSPIGNFQAIRFKVADMATQIEAARALLYAVCEKIDDGGRADTGASMVKLFASEMCERVTSEGLQIHGGAGYTTHFAAERYWRDARLTKIFEGTSEIQMRIISDALMGKVAA, from the coding sequence ATGCAGAAGCTCACCGCCGAACGGCAAATGATCCAGGAAGCAGCACGCCAGTTCACGATGGAACGCGTGCTGCCGCTCGCCAACAAGCTGGACCCGGAAAAGGGGCAGATTCCCCGCGACCTGATCGACGAAATGGCCGAGCTGGGCTATTTCGGCATCCTTATCCCCGAAGAATACGGCGGCCTCGGCCTCGGTGCCTACGAGTACTGCCTCGTCGCCGAGCAGCTCTCGCGCGGCTGGATGAGCGTGGGCAGCCTGATCGCGCGCGGCAACGGCCTGATCGGCGCGCTCAAGGCGCTCGCGCCCGAGAAGAAGGCCGAATACTTGCCGCGCATGGCGGCCGGCCAGTTCCTCGGCGCATTCTCGCTGTCCGAGCCCAACGCCGGTTCCGACGTCGCCAACATCTCCTGCCGCGCCATGCGCGACGGCGACGAGTGGGTCATCACCGGCAACAAGTACTGGTGCACGTTCGCCGACGAGGCGGACTTCATCCTCGTCATCTGCCGCACCGATCCTGTGATCGACCCGAAAGCGCGCCACAAGGGCCTGTCGGCCTTCATGGTCGAGAAGCCGCGCGGCGCATTGCCCGAGGGCGTCAAGGGCAGCGTGATTCCCAAGATCGGCTACCACGGCTGGACCACCTGGGAGCTGGCGTTCGACGGCTGCCGTGTGCCGCATGCGAAGATGGTCGGGGACGAAGGCAAGGCGTTCTACCTCGCCACCGCCGGCCTGGAAACCGCGCGTGCCCACACCGCTGCCCGTTCCATCGGCCTGGCGCAGGGCGCCCTGGAAGATTCCATCCAGTACGCGAAGGACCGCGCGCAGTTCGGCTCGCCCATCGGCAACTTTCAGGCCATCCGCTTCAAGGTCGCCGACATGGCCACGCAGATCGAGGCGGCGCGCGCCCTGCTCTATGCGGTGTGCGAGAAGATCGACGATGGCGGCCGCGCCGACACCGGGGCGTCGATGGTCAAGCTGTTCGCCAGCGAGATGTGCGAGCGCGTGACCAGCGAAGGCCTGCAGATCCACGGGGGCGCCGGGTACACCACGCATTTCGCCGCCGAACGCTACTGGCGCGATGCGCGGCTGACGAAAATCTTCGAGGGCACCTCGGAAATCCAGATGCGCATTATCTCCGACGCGCTGATGGGCAAGGTGGCGGCATGA
- a CDS encoding CaiB/BaiF CoA transferase family protein, protein MMQRSSPGALAGLRVIDLTQMLAGPFCTQILADHGADVIKVEAMTGDGTRLTAPFCEDDTLREYGGYFQSVNRNKRSIAVDLKTAEGVALVRKLIDGADIVVENFRAGVMERLGLGWETLRQSNPCLVYGTVRGFGDPRSGASPYADWPAYDVVAQAMGGMTGITGPDHQTPMKIGPGVGDTIPALMLCIGILSAIHRVKETGKGQFVDVAMTDAVLAMCERIVYQTSYTGVVPGPEGNRHPLLCPFGLFRARDGYVSIAVANDPLWEKLAAAIGRPELGIDPAFSTNAARVANMQQVIDLLEDFTSGRTKEEIAAVLGGKVPFGPVCTSAEIFADPHYAVREMLVDVEQPGSAQRVKIAGVPIKLSDTPGAVRRRAPMLGEHTEEILRAAGYSGDDIDDLRAVGAVR, encoded by the coding sequence ATGATGCAGCGGTCATCCCCCGGCGCCCTCGCCGGCCTGCGTGTGATCGACCTCACGCAGATGCTGGCCGGCCCGTTTTGCACCCAGATCCTGGCCGACCACGGTGCCGACGTCATCAAGGTCGAGGCCATGACGGGCGACGGCACGCGCCTGACCGCCCCCTTCTGCGAGGACGACACGCTCCGCGAGTACGGCGGCTACTTCCAGAGCGTCAACCGCAACAAGCGCTCGATTGCCGTCGATCTGAAGACCGCCGAGGGCGTGGCGCTCGTGCGCAAGCTGATCGATGGCGCCGACATCGTGGTGGAGAACTTCCGCGCCGGCGTGATGGAGCGCCTCGGCCTGGGCTGGGAGACGCTGCGGCAGAGCAATCCTTGTCTTGTCTATGGCACCGTGCGGGGCTTCGGCGATCCGCGCTCGGGCGCCAGCCCCTACGCGGACTGGCCGGCCTACGACGTGGTCGCACAGGCCATGGGCGGCATGACGGGCATCACCGGCCCCGACCACCAAACACCGATGAAGATCGGCCCCGGCGTGGGCGACACCATCCCGGCGCTGATGCTCTGCATCGGCATCCTGTCGGCTATACACCGGGTGAAGGAAACCGGCAAGGGCCAGTTCGTGGACGTGGCAATGACGGACGCCGTGCTGGCCATGTGCGAGCGCATCGTCTACCAGACCTCGTACACCGGCGTGGTACCGGGGCCGGAAGGCAACCGCCATCCCCTGCTGTGCCCGTTCGGCCTGTTCCGGGCGCGCGACGGCTACGTGTCCATCGCCGTCGCCAACGATCCGCTGTGGGAAAAACTGGCCGCCGCCATCGGCCGTCCGGAACTGGGCATCGATCCGGCCTTCTCGACCAATGCGGCGCGCGTCGCCAACATGCAGCAAGTCATCGACCTGCTGGAAGACTTCACGTCGGGCCGCACCAAGGAAGAAATCGCGGCCGTCCTGGGCGGCAAGGTGCCGTTCGGGCCGGTCTGCACGTCCGCCGAGATCTTTGCCGATCCGCACTATGCGGTGCGGGAGATGCTGGTGGATGTCGAGCAGCCCGGTTCGGCGCAGCGCGTGAAGATCGCCGGCGTGCCGATCAAGCTGAGCGACACCCCCGGGGCGGTCCGGCGCCGTGCCCCGATGCTCGGCGAGCACACCGAGGAAATCCTGCGCGCCGCCGGCTACAGCGGCGACGACATCGACGATCTGCGTGCGGTCGGTGCTGTCCGCTAA